In Arvicola amphibius chromosome 1, mArvAmp1.2, whole genome shotgun sequence, one DNA window encodes the following:
- the Prr27 gene encoding proline-rich protein 27: MKLLLWACIICLVFAKRRRYPFIHKKSPSPSEEDYFGHRYPLNPSLNIPYGLWNDNLPPFLLPPLDNHQGNTITKFPGNSELERGLSPYPWILTSKVHYAFQNPNYPSDTSLNGPTVSAPLPPPPPPPPRPYPFVIPPKISVSPVTAEPGATVAVPAVGEAMVPEISVDKTISGLPTAVKFGPPLPLPEPKAPPAEPVPAQFAAPEPAAAQFAPEPIGVAEPTAGHPVAPEPPTLPSVAAAQLIPAEPTPGQSAENKAASGEPAVAQAIPVEPVVGPAAEVRPPALDPAGSLLPPAELIVSQSAVGKPFTSESPEVKPEGAEPVEAKSGSQEPLPFVLYQAVLRIGGSSN, translated from the exons ATGAAGTTACTTCTTTGGGCCTGCATCATATGTCTTGTTTTTGCGAAGAGG aggCGCTATCCCTTCATTCATaag AAATCACCCTCACCCAGTGAAGAG GATTACTTTGGACATCGCTACCCACTTAATCCATCTCTCAATATCCCATACGGCTTATGGAATGATAATTTGCCACCTTTTCTTTTGCCTCCTCTTGACAATCACCAAGGAAATACCATCACCAAATTCCCCGGAAATTCTGAGCTTGAAAGAGGGCTATCTCCATACCCCTGGATTCTAACTTCTAAAGTTCACTATGCCTTCCAAAACCCTAACTATCCCTCAGATACCTCACTGAATGGTCCCACAGTATcggctcctctccctcctcccccaccccctcctcccaggcCATATCCCTTTGTCATACCTCCAAAGATTTCTGTTTCACCCGTTACAGCAGAGCCTGGCGCAACCGTGGCAGTGCCTGCAGTAGGCGAAGCTATGGTACCTGAGATCTCTGTAGATAAAACTATTTCAGGCTTGCCTACTGCAGTCAAATTTGGACCACCCCTACCACTTCCTGAACCCAAAGCCCCCCCAGCTGAGCCTGTGCCAGCCCAATTTGCTGCTCCTGAACCTGCTGCAGCCCAATTTGCTCCTGAACCTATTGGGGTAGCTGAGCCTACTGCAGGCCACCCAGTGGCACCCGAACCCCCTACACTACCGTCTGTGGCTGCAGCCCAGCTTATACCAGCAGAACCCACTCCAGGCCAGTCTGCTGAAAACAAAGCTGCCTCAGGAGAGCCTGCGGTAGCCCAGGCTATACCGGTTGAGCCTGTTGTAGGTCCGGCTGCTGAAGTCAGGCCTCCTGCCCTTGATCCTGCTGGAAGCCTACTTCCTCCGGCTGAACTTATTGTGAGCCAGTCTGCTGTGGGAAAACCTTTTACATCTGAGTCTCCTGAAGTGAAACCCGAGGGAgcggagcctgtggaggccaaatcTGGTAGCCAAGAacctctgccttttgttttgtaCCAG GCTGTTTTGAGAATAGGAGGTTCTTCAAACTGA
- the LOC119806037 gene encoding alpha-S2-casein-like B, which produces MKFLIFTCLLAVALAKENKCYQYSQKFKTPQALKDLYQYHIARNPWGYIVNPAFPFPHALQYNQKMNMNMQAREKTAMTEEEQTIQDYMNKAKPCSTITWPQFVQLLHQYEKIMNLRSYYPYTPSLVSVPCVFSI; this is translated from the exons ATGAAGTTCCTCATTTTTACTTGCCTTTTGgctgttgctcttgcaaaggag AACAAATGCTACCAATATAGTCAGAAGTTCAAAACACCTCAAGCCCTCAAGGATCTTTACCAATATCACATTGCTAGGAATCCATGGGGTTACATTGTGAACcctgccttccccttccctcatGCTCTG CAATATAACCAGAAAATGAACATGAATATGCAAGCCAGAGag AAAACGGCAATGACTGAggaagaacagaccatccaagaCTACATG aacaaagcaaaaccatgcAGCACCATCACCTGGCCTCAGTTTGTGCAGCTGCTTCATCAATATGAGAAAATTATGAACCTACGGAGCTATTACCCATACACCCCCAGCCTGGTGAGTGTGCCATGCGTATTTTCAATATGA